From Zalophus californianus isolate mZalCal1 chromosome 16, mZalCal1.pri.v2, whole genome shotgun sequence, one genomic window encodes:
- the KCNJ16 gene encoding inward rectifier potassium channel 16 isoform X1: MSYYGSSYPIVNVNPKYPGYPPEHILAEKRRARRRLLHKDGSCNVYFKHIFGEWGSYVVDIFTTLVDTKWRHMFVIFSLSYILSWLIFGSIFWLIAFHHGDLLNDPGITPCVDNVHSFTGAFLFSLETQTTIGYGYRCVTEECSVAVLMVILQSILSCIINTFIIGAALAKMATARKRAQTIRFSYFALIGMRDGKLCLMWRIGDFRPNHVVEGTVRAQLLRYAEDSEGRMTMAFKDLKLVNDQIILVTPVTIVHEIDHESPLYALDRKAVAKDNFEILVTFIYTGDSTGTSHQSRSSYVPREILWGHRFNDVLEVKRKYYKVNCLQFEGSVEVYAPFCSAKQLDWKDQQLHNTDKAPPVRGSGTSDTTVRRRSFSAVAIVSSCENPEETTTSTTDECKEAPYQKAVLTLNRISVESQM; the protein is encoded by the coding sequence atgagcTATTACGGCAGCAGCTATCCGATTGTAAACGTGAACCCCAAATACCCGGGCTATCCTCCAGAGCACATCCTAGCTGAGAAGAGAAGAGCCAGAAGACGTCTGCTCCACAAAGATGGTAGCTGCAATGTGTACTTCAAGCACATTTTTGGAGAATGGGGGAGTTATGTGGTTGACATTTTCACTACTCTTGTAGATACCAAGTGGCGCCATATGtttgtgatattttctttatcttatatTCTCTCTTGGTTGATATTTGGCTCTATCTTTTGGCTAATTGCCTTTCATCATGGCGATCTGTTAAATGATCCAGGCATCACGCCTTGTGTTGACAACGTCCATTCCTTTACAGGGGCGTTTTTATTCTCCCTTGAGACCCAGACAACCATAGGTTATGGTTACCGCTGTGTCACTGAAGAATGCTCCGTGGCAGTGCTCATGGTGATCCTTCAGTCCATCCTGAGCTGCATCATAAACACCTTCATCATTGGAGCTGCCTTGGCCAAAATGGCAACCGCTCGAAAGAGAGCTCAAACCATTCGGTTTAGCTATTTTGCCCTCATAGGCATGAGAGATGGGAAGCTTTGCCTCATGTGGCGCATTGGTGATTTCCGGCCAAACCATGTGGTAGAAGGCACAGTGAGAGCCCAACTTCTCCGCTACGCTGAAGACAGTGAAGGGCGGATGACGATGGCATTCAAAGACCTAAAGTTGGTCAACGACCAGATCATCCTTGTCACACCAGTAACTATTGTTCATGAAATTGACCACGAGAGCCCTCTGTATGCCCTTGACCGAAAAGCAGTGGCCAAAGATAACTTTGAGATTTTGGTGACATTTATCTATACTGGTGATTCCACGGGCACTTCTCACCAATCCAGAAGTTCCTATGTTCCCCGAGAAATTCTCTGGGGCCATAGGTTTAATGATGTCCTGGAAGTTAAGAGAAAGTACTACAAAGTGAACTGCTTACAGTTTGAGGGGAGTGTTGAGGTATACGCTCCCTTTTGCAGTGCCAAACAACTGGACTGGAAAGACCAGCAGCTCCACAACACGGACAAAGCCCCTCCAGTCCGAGGATCTGGCACGTCAGACACCACGGTCAGAAGAAGGTCGTTTAGTGCGGTTGCCATTGTCAGCAGCTGTGAAAACCCAGAGGagaccaccacctccaccacggACGAGTGTAAGGAAGCCCCTTATCAGAAAGCTGTCTTGACTTTAAATAGAATCTCTGTAGAATCCCAAATGTAG
- the KCNJ16 gene encoding inward rectifier potassium channel 16 isoform X2 — protein sequence MSYYGSSYPIVNVNPKYPGYPPEHILAEKRRARRRLLHKDGAFLFSLETQTTIGYGYRCVTEECSVAVLMVILQSILSCIINTFIIGAALAKMATARKRAQTIRFSYFALIGMRDGKLCLMWRIGDFRPNHVVEGTVRAQLLRYAEDSEGRMTMAFKDLKLVNDQIILVTPVTIVHEIDHESPLYALDRKAVAKDNFEILVTFIYTGDSTGTSHQSRSSYVPREILWGHRFNDVLEVKRKYYKVNCLQFEGSVEVYAPFCSAKQLDWKDQQLHNTDKAPPVRGSGTSDTTVRRRSFSAVAIVSSCENPEETTTSTTDECKEAPYQKAVLTLNRISVESQM from the exons atgagcTATTACGGCAGCAGCTATCCGATTGTAAACGTGAACCCCAAATACCCGGGCTATCCTCCAGAGCACATCCTAGCTGAGAAGAGAAGAGCCAGAAGACGTCTGCTCCACAAAGATG GGGCGTTTTTATTCTCCCTTGAGACCCAGACAACCATAGGTTATGGTTACCGCTGTGTCACTGAAGAATGCTCCGTGGCAGTGCTCATGGTGATCCTTCAGTCCATCCTGAGCTGCATCATAAACACCTTCATCATTGGAGCTGCCTTGGCCAAAATGGCAACCGCTCGAAAGAGAGCTCAAACCATTCGGTTTAGCTATTTTGCCCTCATAGGCATGAGAGATGGGAAGCTTTGCCTCATGTGGCGCATTGGTGATTTCCGGCCAAACCATGTGGTAGAAGGCACAGTGAGAGCCCAACTTCTCCGCTACGCTGAAGACAGTGAAGGGCGGATGACGATGGCATTCAAAGACCTAAAGTTGGTCAACGACCAGATCATCCTTGTCACACCAGTAACTATTGTTCATGAAATTGACCACGAGAGCCCTCTGTATGCCCTTGACCGAAAAGCAGTGGCCAAAGATAACTTTGAGATTTTGGTGACATTTATCTATACTGGTGATTCCACGGGCACTTCTCACCAATCCAGAAGTTCCTATGTTCCCCGAGAAATTCTCTGGGGCCATAGGTTTAATGATGTCCTGGAAGTTAAGAGAAAGTACTACAAAGTGAACTGCTTACAGTTTGAGGGGAGTGTTGAGGTATACGCTCCCTTTTGCAGTGCCAAACAACTGGACTGGAAAGACCAGCAGCTCCACAACACGGACAAAGCCCCTCCAGTCCGAGGATCTGGCACGTCAGACACCACGGTCAGAAGAAGGTCGTTTAGTGCGGTTGCCATTGTCAGCAGCTGTGAAAACCCAGAGGagaccaccacctccaccacggACGAGTGTAAGGAAGCCCCTTATCAGAAAGCTGTCTTGACTTTAAATAGAATCTCTGTAGAATCCCAAATGTAG